A genomic region of Zea mays cultivar B73 chromosome 6, Zm-B73-REFERENCE-NAM-5.0, whole genome shotgun sequence contains the following coding sequences:
- the LOC100383647 gene encoding uncharacterized isoform X4 has translation MSRKYQRKSGIVWHVKERNLRDNVESLQIPKLNHPRAFKDPAEVLVLFEICYWILNHMKVGFGLVLSFKQKFQNGLVLFLEQFEDKKTSIGNWIQCREVLDTGVVCGKWRRAPLFVVQSSDWDCSCSVVWDPIHADCAVPQELETVKVHEQLKYINKGTLAVLHQCCPQMGVDTVYQFSSDASDEVRASRYEIRVYA, from the exons ATGTCAAGAAAATACCAGAGGAAGAGTGGTATTGTTTGGCATGTAAAAGAAAGAAACCTAAGAGACAACGTGGAAAGTTTGCAAATCCCAAAGTTGAATCATCCAAGGGCATTCAAAGACCCCGCCGAGGTCTTGGTCCTATTCGAGATATGTTACTGGATTCTGAATCATATGAAAGTGGGGTTCGGATTGGTACTAAGTTTCAAGCAGAAGTTCCAAAATGGTCTGGTCCTATTTCTAG AACAGTTCGAGGATAAGAAAACCAGTATCGGTAACTGGATCCAGTGCCGGGAAGTTCTAGACACAGGAGTTGTTTGTGGCAAATGGCGGAG GGCACCATTGTTTGTTGTTCAATCAAGTGACTGGGACTGTTCGTGCTCAGTTGTTTGGGATCCTATCCATGCTGATTGTGCTGTTCCACAG GAATTGGAGACCGTTAAAGTTCACGAGCAACTGAAGTACATAAATAAG GGTACTCTTGCTGTCCTGCACCAGTGCTGTCCACAGATGGGTGTCGATACCGTGTACCAATTTTCCTCGGATGCCTCGGATGAAGTGAGAGCCAGTAGATATGAAATCCGTGTCTACGCATGA
- the LOC100383647 gene encoding uncharacterized isoform X2, with protein MAVKSSRSSDESYIEPLLCWKKEFRSSVIKIVDSSLNSSLMSADSICSIPASEYGFYFNKRMKMDEEYDHLLTNGNMKDSSTANFTTTGYVSSPERNMDGQSCMVSSTTEFLAGSHSNVNTGQPSSSSSAPSYISQSIKEAWECSLPDTNTPKPLTELISARDLCISILKRKICSAKDSELSRTSSTIDRDDNLNNPLFECTKCGLMEDPSKMLICDCCEGAFHLLCCNPHVKKIPEEEWYCLACKRKKPKRQRGKFANPKVESSKGIQRPRRGLGPIRDMLLDSESYESGVRIGTKFQAEVPKWSGPISREDEFAEPTELDRSKTTMLSFEDKKTSIGNWIQCREVLDTGVVCGKWRRAPLFVVQSSDWDCSCSVVWDPIHADCAVPQELETVKVHEQLKYINKGTLAVLHQCCPQMGVDTVYQFSSDASDEVRASRYEIRVYA; from the exons ATGGCTGTAAAATCTAGTAGAAGTTCAGATGAAAGCTATATAGAGCCTCTCCTATGCTGGAAGAAGGAATTCAGATCATCTGTAATTAAAATTGTTGATTCGTCCTTAAACTCGAGTTTGATGTCTGCCGACAGTATTTGTTCAATTCCTGCTTCAGAATATGGTTTCTATTTTAATAAACGAATGAAGATGGATGAGGAATATGATCACCTTCTGACAAATGGAAATATGAAAGATAGTAGCACGGCAAACTTCACAACCACTGGATATGTCTCATCTCCAGAGCGCAACATGGATGGTCAATCATGTATGGTTAGTTCAACTACAGAATTTTTAGCAGGATCACATTCTAATGTTAATACTGGTCAGCCATCATCCTCATCAAGTGCACCATCTTATATCAGTCAGAGTATTAAAGAAGCTTGGGAGTGTTCATTGCCTGATACAAATACTCCAAAACCATTAACAGAGTTAATATCAGCGAGGGACCTTTGCATCTCCATCCTCAAAAGGAAAATATGTTCCGCCAAAGACTCAGAACTAAGCAGAACATCAAGTACTATAGACCGTGATGATAATCTAAACAATCCTTTATTTGAATGCACAAAATGCGGTCTGATGGAAGATCCATCCAAAATGTTAATTTGTGATTGTTGTGAAGGAGCATTTCATTTATTGTGTTGCAATCCACATGTCAAGAAAATACCAGAGGAAGAGTGGTATTGTTTGGCATGTAAAAGAAAGAAACCTAAGAGACAACGTGGAAAGTTTGCAAATCCCAAAGTTGAATCATCCAAGGGCATTCAAAGACCCCGCCGAGGTCTTGGTCCTATTCGAGATATGTTACTGGATTCTGAATCATATGAAAGTGGGGTTCGGATTGGTACTAAGTTTCAAGCAGAAGTTCCAAAATGGTCTGGTCCTATTTCTAG AGAAGATGAGTTTGCTGAGCCCACTGAACTTGATCGTAGTAAAACGACAATGCTGAGT TTCGAGGATAAGAAAACCAGTATCGGTAACTGGATCCAGTGCCGGGAAGTTCTAGACACAGGAGTTGTTTGTGGCAAATGGCGGAG GGCACCATTGTTTGTTGTTCAATCAAGTGACTGGGACTGTTCGTGCTCAGTTGTTTGGGATCCTATCCATGCTGATTGTGCTGTTCCACAG GAATTGGAGACCGTTAAAGTTCACGAGCAACTGAAGTACATAAATAAG GGTACTCTTGCTGTCCTGCACCAGTGCTGTCCACAGATGGGTGTCGATACCGTGTACCAATTTTCCTCGGATGCCTCGGATGAAGTGAGAGCCAGTAGATATGAAATCCGTGTCTACGCATGA
- the LOC100383647 gene encoding uncharacterized isoform X1: MAVKSSRSSDESYIEPLLCWKKEFRSSVIKIVDSSLNSSLMSADSICSIPASEYGFYFNKRMKMDEEYDHLLTNGNMKDSSTANFTTTGYVSSPERNMDGQSCMVSSTTEFLAGSHSNVNTGQPSSSSSAPSYISQSIKEAWECSLPDTNTPKPLTELISARDLCISILKRKICSAKDSELSRTSSTIDRDDNLNNPLFECTKCGLMEDPSKMLICDCCEGAFHLLCCNPHVKKIPEEEWYCLACKRKKPKRQRGKFANPKVESSKGIQRPRRGLGPIRDMLLDSESYESGVRIGTKFQAEVPKWSGPISSREDEFAEPTELDRSKTTMLSFEDKKTSIGNWIQCREVLDTGVVCGKWRRAPLFVVQSSDWDCSCSVVWDPIHADCAVPQELETVKVHEQLKYINKGTLAVLHQCCPQMGVDTVYQFSSDASDEVRASRYEIRVYA; encoded by the exons ATGGCTGTAAAATCTAGTAGAAGTTCAGATGAAAGCTATATAGAGCCTCTCCTATGCTGGAAGAAGGAATTCAGATCATCTGTAATTAAAATTGTTGATTCGTCCTTAAACTCGAGTTTGATGTCTGCCGACAGTATTTGTTCAATTCCTGCTTCAGAATATGGTTTCTATTTTAATAAACGAATGAAGATGGATGAGGAATATGATCACCTTCTGACAAATGGAAATATGAAAGATAGTAGCACGGCAAACTTCACAACCACTGGATATGTCTCATCTCCAGAGCGCAACATGGATGGTCAATCATGTATGGTTAGTTCAACTACAGAATTTTTAGCAGGATCACATTCTAATGTTAATACTGGTCAGCCATCATCCTCATCAAGTGCACCATCTTATATCAGTCAGAGTATTAAAGAAGCTTGGGAGTGTTCATTGCCTGATACAAATACTCCAAAACCATTAACAGAGTTAATATCAGCGAGGGACCTTTGCATCTCCATCCTCAAAAGGAAAATATGTTCCGCCAAAGACTCAGAACTAAGCAGAACATCAAGTACTATAGACCGTGATGATAATCTAAACAATCCTTTATTTGAATGCACAAAATGCGGTCTGATGGAAGATCCATCCAAAATGTTAATTTGTGATTGTTGTGAAGGAGCATTTCATTTATTGTGTTGCAATCCACATGTCAAGAAAATACCAGAGGAAGAGTGGTATTGTTTGGCATGTAAAAGAAAGAAACCTAAGAGACAACGTGGAAAGTTTGCAAATCCCAAAGTTGAATCATCCAAGGGCATTCAAAGACCCCGCCGAGGTCTTGGTCCTATTCGAGATATGTTACTGGATTCTGAATCATATGAAAGTGGGGTTCGGATTGGTACTAAGTTTCAAGCAGAAGTTCCAAAATGGTCTGGTCCTATTTCTAG TAGAGAAGATGAGTTTGCTGAGCCCACTGAACTTGATCGTAGTAAAACGACAATGCTGAGT TTCGAGGATAAGAAAACCAGTATCGGTAACTGGATCCAGTGCCGGGAAGTTCTAGACACAGGAGTTGTTTGTGGCAAATGGCGGAG GGCACCATTGTTTGTTGTTCAATCAAGTGACTGGGACTGTTCGTGCTCAGTTGTTTGGGATCCTATCCATGCTGATTGTGCTGTTCCACAG GAATTGGAGACCGTTAAAGTTCACGAGCAACTGAAGTACATAAATAAG GGTACTCTTGCTGTCCTGCACCAGTGCTGTCCACAGATGGGTGTCGATACCGTGTACCAATTTTCCTCGGATGCCTCGGATGAAGTGAGAGCCAGTAGATATGAAATCCGTGTCTACGCATGA
- the LOC100383647 gene encoding uncharacterized isoform X3: MAVKSSRSSDESYIEPLLCWKKEFRSSVIKIVDSSLNSSLMSADSICSIPASEYGFYFNKRMKMDEEYDHLLTNGNMKDSSTANFTTTGYVSSPERNMDGQSCMVSSTTEFLAGSHSNVNTGQPSSSSSAPSYISQSIKEAWECSLPDTNTPKPLTELISARDLCISILKRKICSAKDSELSRTSSTIDRDDNLNNPLFECTKCGLMEDPSKMLICDCCEGAFHLLCCNPHVKKIPEEEWYCLACKRKKPKRQRGKFANPKVESSKGIQRPRRGLGPIRDMLLDSESYESGVRIGTKFQAEVPKWSGPISSREDEFAEPTELDRSKTTMLSFEDKKTSIGNWIQCREVLDTGVVCGKWRRAPLFVVQSSDWDCSCSVVWDPIHADCAVPQELETVKVHEQLKYINKCCPQMGVDTVYQFSSDASDEVRASRYEIRVYA, translated from the exons ATGGCTGTAAAATCTAGTAGAAGTTCAGATGAAAGCTATATAGAGCCTCTCCTATGCTGGAAGAAGGAATTCAGATCATCTGTAATTAAAATTGTTGATTCGTCCTTAAACTCGAGTTTGATGTCTGCCGACAGTATTTGTTCAATTCCTGCTTCAGAATATGGTTTCTATTTTAATAAACGAATGAAGATGGATGAGGAATATGATCACCTTCTGACAAATGGAAATATGAAAGATAGTAGCACGGCAAACTTCACAACCACTGGATATGTCTCATCTCCAGAGCGCAACATGGATGGTCAATCATGTATGGTTAGTTCAACTACAGAATTTTTAGCAGGATCACATTCTAATGTTAATACTGGTCAGCCATCATCCTCATCAAGTGCACCATCTTATATCAGTCAGAGTATTAAAGAAGCTTGGGAGTGTTCATTGCCTGATACAAATACTCCAAAACCATTAACAGAGTTAATATCAGCGAGGGACCTTTGCATCTCCATCCTCAAAAGGAAAATATGTTCCGCCAAAGACTCAGAACTAAGCAGAACATCAAGTACTATAGACCGTGATGATAATCTAAACAATCCTTTATTTGAATGCACAAAATGCGGTCTGATGGAAGATCCATCCAAAATGTTAATTTGTGATTGTTGTGAAGGAGCATTTCATTTATTGTGTTGCAATCCACATGTCAAGAAAATACCAGAGGAAGAGTGGTATTGTTTGGCATGTAAAAGAAAGAAACCTAAGAGACAACGTGGAAAGTTTGCAAATCCCAAAGTTGAATCATCCAAGGGCATTCAAAGACCCCGCCGAGGTCTTGGTCCTATTCGAGATATGTTACTGGATTCTGAATCATATGAAAGTGGGGTTCGGATTGGTACTAAGTTTCAAGCAGAAGTTCCAAAATGGTCTGGTCCTATTTCTAG TAGAGAAGATGAGTTTGCTGAGCCCACTGAACTTGATCGTAGTAAAACGACAATGCTGAGT TTCGAGGATAAGAAAACCAGTATCGGTAACTGGATCCAGTGCCGGGAAGTTCTAGACACAGGAGTTGTTTGTGGCAAATGGCGGAG GGCACCATTGTTTGTTGTTCAATCAAGTGACTGGGACTGTTCGTGCTCAGTTGTTTGGGATCCTATCCATGCTGATTGTGCTGTTCCACAG GAATTGGAGACCGTTAAAGTTCACGAGCAACTGAAGTACATAAATAAG TGCTGTCCACAGATGGGTGTCGATACCGTGTACCAATTTTCCTCGGATGCCTCGGATGAAGTGAGAGCCAGTAGATATGAAATCCGTGTCTACGCATGA
- the LOC100383647 gene encoding uncharacterized isoform X5 produces MSRKYQRKSGIVWHVKERNLRDNVESLQIPKLNHPRAFKDPAEVLVLFEICYWILNHMKVGFGLVLSFKQKFQNGLVLFLEQFEDKKTSIGNWIQCREVLDTGVVCGKWRRAPLFVVQSSDWDCSCSVVWDPIHADCAVPQELETVKVHEQLKYINKLKNRLGDSNQKR; encoded by the exons ATGTCAAGAAAATACCAGAGGAAGAGTGGTATTGTTTGGCATGTAAAAGAAAGAAACCTAAGAGACAACGTGGAAAGTTTGCAAATCCCAAAGTTGAATCATCCAAGGGCATTCAAAGACCCCGCCGAGGTCTTGGTCCTATTCGAGATATGTTACTGGATTCTGAATCATATGAAAGTGGGGTTCGGATTGGTACTAAGTTTCAAGCAGAAGTTCCAAAATGGTCTGGTCCTATTTCTAG AACAGTTCGAGGATAAGAAAACCAGTATCGGTAACTGGATCCAGTGCCGGGAAGTTCTAGACACAGGAGTTGTTTGTGGCAAATGGCGGAG GGCACCATTGTTTGTTGTTCAATCAAGTGACTGGGACTGTTCGTGCTCAGTTGTTTGGGATCCTATCCATGCTGATTGTGCTGTTCCACAG GAATTGGAGACCGTTAAAGTTCACGAGCAACTGAAGTACATAAATAAG CTGAAGAATCGTCTAGGTGACAGCAATCAGAAACGCTGA
- the LOC100383647 gene encoding uncharacterized isoform X6, giving the protein MAVKSSRSSDESYIEPLLCWKKEFRSSVIKIVDSSLNSSLMSADSICSIPASEYGFYFNKRMKMDEEYDHLLTNGNMKDSSTANFTTTGYVSSPERNMDGQSCMVSSTTEFLAGSHSNVNTGQPSSSSSAPSYISQSIKEAWECSLPDTNTPKPLTELISARDLCISILKRKICSAKDSELSRTSSTIDRDDNLNNPLFECTKCGLMEDPSKMLICDCCEGAFHLLCCNPHVKKIPEEEWYCLACKRKKPKRQRGKFANPKVESSKGIQRPRRGLGPIRDMLLDSESYESGVRIGTKFQAEVPKWSGPISSREDEFAEPTELDRSKTTMLSFEDKKTSIGNWIQCREVLDTGVVCGKWRRAPLFVVQSSDWDCSCSVVWDPIHADCAVPQELETVKVHEQLKYINKLKNRLGDSNQKR; this is encoded by the exons ATGGCTGTAAAATCTAGTAGAAGTTCAGATGAAAGCTATATAGAGCCTCTCCTATGCTGGAAGAAGGAATTCAGATCATCTGTAATTAAAATTGTTGATTCGTCCTTAAACTCGAGTTTGATGTCTGCCGACAGTATTTGTTCAATTCCTGCTTCAGAATATGGTTTCTATTTTAATAAACGAATGAAGATGGATGAGGAATATGATCACCTTCTGACAAATGGAAATATGAAAGATAGTAGCACGGCAAACTTCACAACCACTGGATATGTCTCATCTCCAGAGCGCAACATGGATGGTCAATCATGTATGGTTAGTTCAACTACAGAATTTTTAGCAGGATCACATTCTAATGTTAATACTGGTCAGCCATCATCCTCATCAAGTGCACCATCTTATATCAGTCAGAGTATTAAAGAAGCTTGGGAGTGTTCATTGCCTGATACAAATACTCCAAAACCATTAACAGAGTTAATATCAGCGAGGGACCTTTGCATCTCCATCCTCAAAAGGAAAATATGTTCCGCCAAAGACTCAGAACTAAGCAGAACATCAAGTACTATAGACCGTGATGATAATCTAAACAATCCTTTATTTGAATGCACAAAATGCGGTCTGATGGAAGATCCATCCAAAATGTTAATTTGTGATTGTTGTGAAGGAGCATTTCATTTATTGTGTTGCAATCCACATGTCAAGAAAATACCAGAGGAAGAGTGGTATTGTTTGGCATGTAAAAGAAAGAAACCTAAGAGACAACGTGGAAAGTTTGCAAATCCCAAAGTTGAATCATCCAAGGGCATTCAAAGACCCCGCCGAGGTCTTGGTCCTATTCGAGATATGTTACTGGATTCTGAATCATATGAAAGTGGGGTTCGGATTGGTACTAAGTTTCAAGCAGAAGTTCCAAAATGGTCTGGTCCTATTTCTAG TAGAGAAGATGAGTTTGCTGAGCCCACTGAACTTGATCGTAGTAAAACGACAATGCTGAGT TTCGAGGATAAGAAAACCAGTATCGGTAACTGGATCCAGTGCCGGGAAGTTCTAGACACAGGAGTTGTTTGTGGCAAATGGCGGAG GGCACCATTGTTTGTTGTTCAATCAAGTGACTGGGACTGTTCGTGCTCAGTTGTTTGGGATCCTATCCATGCTGATTGTGCTGTTCCACAG GAATTGGAGACCGTTAAAGTTCACGAGCAACTGAAGTACATAAATAAG CTGAAGAATCGTCTAGGTGACAGCAATCAGAAACGCTGA
- the LOC100383647 gene encoding uncharacterized isoform X7 has protein sequence MAVKSSRSSDESYIEPLLCWKKEFRSSVIKIVDSSLNSSLMSADSICSIPASEYGFYFNKRMKMDEEYDHLLTNGNMKDSSTANFTTTGYVSSPERNMDGQSCMVSSTTEFLAGSHSNVNTGQPSSSSSAPSYISQSIKEAWECSLPDTNTPKPLTELISARDLCISILKRKICSAKDSELSRTSSTIDRDDNLNNPLFECTKCGLMEDPSKMLICDCCEGAFHLLCCNPHVKKIPEEEWYCLACKRKKPKRQRGKFANPKVESSKGIQRPRRGLGPIRDMLLDSESYESGVRIGTKFQAEVPKWSGPISREDEFAEPTELDRSKTTMLSFEDKKTSIGNWIQCREVLDTGVVCGKWRRAPLFVVQSSDWDCSCSVVWDPIHADCAVPQELETVKVHEQLKYINKLKNRLGDSNQKR, from the exons ATGGCTGTAAAATCTAGTAGAAGTTCAGATGAAAGCTATATAGAGCCTCTCCTATGCTGGAAGAAGGAATTCAGATCATCTGTAATTAAAATTGTTGATTCGTCCTTAAACTCGAGTTTGATGTCTGCCGACAGTATTTGTTCAATTCCTGCTTCAGAATATGGTTTCTATTTTAATAAACGAATGAAGATGGATGAGGAATATGATCACCTTCTGACAAATGGAAATATGAAAGATAGTAGCACGGCAAACTTCACAACCACTGGATATGTCTCATCTCCAGAGCGCAACATGGATGGTCAATCATGTATGGTTAGTTCAACTACAGAATTTTTAGCAGGATCACATTCTAATGTTAATACTGGTCAGCCATCATCCTCATCAAGTGCACCATCTTATATCAGTCAGAGTATTAAAGAAGCTTGGGAGTGTTCATTGCCTGATACAAATACTCCAAAACCATTAACAGAGTTAATATCAGCGAGGGACCTTTGCATCTCCATCCTCAAAAGGAAAATATGTTCCGCCAAAGACTCAGAACTAAGCAGAACATCAAGTACTATAGACCGTGATGATAATCTAAACAATCCTTTATTTGAATGCACAAAATGCGGTCTGATGGAAGATCCATCCAAAATGTTAATTTGTGATTGTTGTGAAGGAGCATTTCATTTATTGTGTTGCAATCCACATGTCAAGAAAATACCAGAGGAAGAGTGGTATTGTTTGGCATGTAAAAGAAAGAAACCTAAGAGACAACGTGGAAAGTTTGCAAATCCCAAAGTTGAATCATCCAAGGGCATTCAAAGACCCCGCCGAGGTCTTGGTCCTATTCGAGATATGTTACTGGATTCTGAATCATATGAAAGTGGGGTTCGGATTGGTACTAAGTTTCAAGCAGAAGTTCCAAAATGGTCTGGTCCTATTTCTAG AGAAGATGAGTTTGCTGAGCCCACTGAACTTGATCGTAGTAAAACGACAATGCTGAGT TTCGAGGATAAGAAAACCAGTATCGGTAACTGGATCCAGTGCCGGGAAGTTCTAGACACAGGAGTTGTTTGTGGCAAATGGCGGAG GGCACCATTGTTTGTTGTTCAATCAAGTGACTGGGACTGTTCGTGCTCAGTTGTTTGGGATCCTATCCATGCTGATTGTGCTGTTCCACAG GAATTGGAGACCGTTAAAGTTCACGAGCAACTGAAGTACATAAATAAG CTGAAGAATCGTCTAGGTGACAGCAATCAGAAACGCTGA
- the LOC100383647 gene encoding uncharacterized LOC100383647: MAVKSSRSSDESYIEPLLCWKKEFRSSVIKIVDSSLNSSLMSADSICSIPASEYGFYFNKRMKMDEEYDHLLTNGNMKDSSTANFTTTGYVSSPERNMDGQSCMVSSTTEFLAGSHSNVNTGQPSSSSSAPSYISQSIKEAWECSLPDTNTPKPLTELISARDLCISILKRKICSAKDSELSRTSSTIDRDDNLNNPLFECTKCGLMEDPSKMLICDCCEGAFHLLCCNPHVKKIPEEEWYCLACKRKKPKRQRGKFANPKVESSKGIQRPRRGLGPIRDMLLDSESYESGVRIGTKFQAEVPKWSGPISSREDEFAEPTELDRSKTTMLSFEDKKTSIGNWIQCREVLDTGVVCGKWRRAPLFVVQSSDWDCSCSVVWDPIHADCAVPQELETVKVHEQLKYINKVYSL, translated from the exons ATGGCTGTAAAATCTAGTAGAAGTTCAGATGAAAGCTATATAGAGCCTCTCCTATGCTGGAAGAAGGAATTCAGATCATCTGTAATTAAAATTGTTGATTCGTCCTTAAACTCGAGTTTGATGTCTGCCGACAGTATTTGTTCAATTCCTGCTTCAGAATATGGTTTCTATTTTAATAAACGAATGAAGATGGATGAGGAATATGATCACCTTCTGACAAATGGAAATATGAAAGATAGTAGCACGGCAAACTTCACAACCACTGGATATGTCTCATCTCCAGAGCGCAACATGGATGGTCAATCATGTATGGTTAGTTCAACTACAGAATTTTTAGCAGGATCACATTCTAATGTTAATACTGGTCAGCCATCATCCTCATCAAGTGCACCATCTTATATCAGTCAGAGTATTAAAGAAGCTTGGGAGTGTTCATTGCCTGATACAAATACTCCAAAACCATTAACAGAGTTAATATCAGCGAGGGACCTTTGCATCTCCATCCTCAAAAGGAAAATATGTTCCGCCAAAGACTCAGAACTAAGCAGAACATCAAGTACTATAGACCGTGATGATAATCTAAACAATCCTTTATTTGAATGCACAAAATGCGGTCTGATGGAAGATCCATCCAAAATGTTAATTTGTGATTGTTGTGAAGGAGCATTTCATTTATTGTGTTGCAATCCACATGTCAAGAAAATACCAGAGGAAGAGTGGTATTGTTTGGCATGTAAAAGAAAGAAACCTAAGAGACAACGTGGAAAGTTTGCAAATCCCAAAGTTGAATCATCCAAGGGCATTCAAAGACCCCGCCGAGGTCTTGGTCCTATTCGAGATATGTTACTGGATTCTGAATCATATGAAAGTGGGGTTCGGATTGGTACTAAGTTTCAAGCAGAAGTTCCAAAATGGTCTGGTCCTATTTCTAG TAGAGAAGATGAGTTTGCTGAGCCCACTGAACTTGATCGTAGTAAAACGACAATGCTGAGT TTCGAGGATAAGAAAACCAGTATCGGTAACTGGATCCAGTGCCGGGAAGTTCTAGACACAGGAGTTGTTTGTGGCAAATGGCGGAG GGCACCATTGTTTGTTGTTCAATCAAGTGACTGGGACTGTTCGTGCTCAGTTGTTTGGGATCCTATCCATGCTGATTGTGCTGTTCCACAG GAATTGGAGACCGTTAAAGTTCACGAGCAACTGAAGTACATAAATAAGGTATATTCATTGTGA